The proteins below come from a single Oerskovia jenensis genomic window:
- a CDS encoding lysine N(6)-hydroxylase/L-ornithine N(5)-oxygenase family protein → MSNPSRTQDPRRPGHDVDVDLLGLGFGPSNMALAIAVEEHNATSDERLRAVFHERQATSRWHHGMLFEDAHMQVAFAKDLVTLRNPTSDYSFLAFLHEQGRLVDFLNRGSFAPLRVEFAAYLRWAAARLAGFTRYGSSVESVVPVRSDGQVVAFDVTVRDQQGRSTTRARDVVVAAGLQPRLPEGLTESARVWHNQRYLDRIALVDHDVRRAVVVGAGQSAAEIMLDLYDRFPGAEVHSVSRRYGFSPSDSTPYANSVFDPGTVDLFYDAPPAGRAQLMAHHRNTNYSVVAEDTIRALHEHEYRDRWLGRERLHWHRCTEVLDVRNASDGPVALTLAENLTGTTAVLDADLVVLATGYRPLDPATLLGGTTDLLGRDADGALDLHRDHRARLTEPADAGLYLVGQSEHSHGLSSTLLSTLGVRAGEVLASVLARRAAPAVRPDPVAVR, encoded by the coding sequence ATGAGCAACCCTTCCCGCACGCAGGACCCCCGCCGCCCCGGGCACGACGTCGACGTCGACCTCCTGGGGCTCGGCTTCGGACCGTCGAACATGGCGCTCGCGATCGCGGTCGAGGAGCACAACGCGACGTCCGACGAACGGCTGCGCGCGGTCTTCCACGAGCGCCAGGCGACCTCGCGCTGGCACCACGGCATGCTCTTCGAGGACGCGCACATGCAGGTCGCGTTCGCCAAGGACCTCGTGACGCTGCGCAACCCCACGAGCGACTACTCGTTCCTCGCGTTCCTGCACGAGCAGGGCCGCCTCGTCGACTTCCTCAACCGGGGCAGCTTCGCGCCGCTGCGCGTCGAGTTCGCGGCCTACCTGCGCTGGGCCGCGGCCCGTCTCGCGGGGTTCACGCGCTACGGCTCGTCGGTCGAGTCCGTCGTCCCCGTGCGGTCCGACGGGCAGGTCGTCGCGTTCGACGTGACGGTCCGGGACCAGCAGGGGCGAAGCACGACCCGCGCCCGCGACGTCGTGGTCGCAGCGGGCCTGCAGCCGCGGCTCCCGGAGGGCCTCACCGAGTCGGCCCGCGTCTGGCACAACCAGCGGTACCTCGACCGCATCGCGCTCGTCGACCACGACGTGCGTCGGGCCGTGGTCGTGGGCGCGGGGCAGAGCGCCGCCGAGATCATGCTCGACCTCTACGACCGGTTCCCCGGCGCCGAGGTCCACTCGGTGTCGCGCCGCTACGGCTTCTCGCCCTCGGACTCGACGCCCTACGCCAACTCGGTCTTCGACCCGGGCACGGTCGACCTCTTCTACGACGCCCCGCCCGCGGGGCGCGCGCAGCTCATGGCGCACCACCGCAACACCAACTACTCGGTCGTGGCCGAGGACACCATCCGCGCCCTGCACGAGCACGAGTACCGCGACCGGTGGCTCGGGCGCGAACGCCTGCACTGGCACCGGTGCACCGAGGTGCTCGACGTGCGGAACGCATCGGACGGCCCGGTGGCTCTGACGCTCGCCGAGAACCTCACGGGGACCACGGCCGTCCTCGACGCGGACCTCGTCGTGCTCGCCACGGGCTACCGGCCCCTGGACCCGGCGACCCTGCTCGGCGGCACGACCGACCTGCTCGGTCGCGACGCCGACGGGGCCCTCGACCTGCACCGCGACCACCGCGCCCGCCTCACCGAGCCGGCCGACGCCGGGCTCTACCTCGTGGGGCAGTCCGAGCACTCGCACGGTCTCAGCTCGACCCTGCTGTCCACGCTGGGCGTCCGCGCCGGAGAGGTGCTCGCGTCGGTCCTGGCCCGCCGAGCTGCGCCCGCCGTCCGTCCCGACCCGGTGGCCGTCCGATGA
- a CDS encoding phosphopantetheine-binding protein, with protein sequence MTTTAAPTREQALADLVDVLGAGGSAAHEIGLDDDLIDHGLDSVRLMALLERWRAAGWSVEFAQVAVEPTLRGCLRALGVAT encoded by the coding sequence ATGACCACGACAGCAGCCCCCACGCGCGAGCAGGCGCTCGCGGACCTCGTCGACGTCCTGGGCGCCGGCGGCTCGGCCGCGCACGAGATCGGGCTCGACGACGACCTGATCGACCACGGCCTGGACTCGGTGCGGCTCATGGCCCTGCTCGAGCGCTGGCGCGCCGCGGGCTGGTCGGTCGAGTTCGCCCAGGTCGCGGTCGAGCCCACGCTCCGTGGCTGCCTGCGCGCGCTGGGCGTCGCGACCTGA
- a CDS encoding ABC transporter ATP-binding protein has product MSLTTTDLRVGYGKRDVLQGVDLEILQGELTVIVGPNGCGKSTLLLSLARILRPTAGKVELDGQVVTSMPPREVARRLAFLPQSPVGPDGIRVRDLVARGRHPHQGFLRALSAEDHQVVDEVLLATDTLDLSTRRVSELSGGQRQRVWIAMALAQETSLLLLDEPTTFLDIAHQIDVLDTCARLHDEGRTVVAVLHDLNLAVRYATQLVLMKDGAVVAQGRPEEVLDADVVRHVFGIRAHVVTDPEGWPLVVPVRSDVLARRSPARTSPRPAGGPA; this is encoded by the coding sequence ATGAGCCTCACGACGACCGACCTGCGCGTCGGCTACGGCAAGCGCGACGTCCTCCAGGGGGTCGACCTCGAGATCCTCCAGGGCGAGCTCACGGTCATCGTCGGGCCCAACGGCTGCGGCAAGTCGACCCTGCTGCTCTCTCTCGCCCGCATCCTGCGGCCCACCGCCGGGAAGGTCGAGCTCGACGGGCAGGTCGTCACGTCGATGCCGCCCCGCGAGGTCGCCAGGCGGCTCGCGTTCCTGCCGCAGTCCCCGGTCGGGCCGGACGGCATCCGCGTGCGCGACCTCGTGGCCCGAGGACGCCACCCGCACCAGGGCTTCCTGCGCGCGCTGTCGGCCGAGGACCACCAGGTCGTCGACGAGGTGCTGCTCGCGACCGACACGCTCGACCTGTCGACCCGGCGCGTGAGCGAGCTGTCGGGCGGGCAGCGCCAGCGCGTGTGGATCGCCATGGCCCTCGCGCAGGAGACGTCGCTGCTCCTGCTCGACGAGCCCACCACGTTCCTCGACATCGCCCACCAGATCGACGTCCTCGACACGTGCGCGCGCCTGCACGACGAGGGCCGCACGGTCGTCGCGGTCCTGCACGACCTCAACCTCGCCGTCCGGTACGCGACCCAGCTCGTCCTCATGAAGGACGGCGCGGTCGTGGCCCAGGGGCGCCCCGAGGAGGTCCTGGACGCCGACGTCGTCCGGCACGTGTTCGGGATCCGCGCCCACGTCGTGACCGACCCCGAGGGCTGGCCGCTCGTGGTCCCCGTCCGCTCCGACGTCCTGGCCAGGCGTTCGCCCGCACGCACCAGCCCACGTCCCGCCGGAGGACCCGCATGA
- a CDS encoding ABC transporter substrate-binding protein, translating into MTSTRTLTTARGTRTSRATAWLLVPALAAVLAVGGCAGGTSAADEPAGSSAEAGTRTVETAFGKVEIPADPQRVVALEGGTGPLLEAGIVPVATADGDWAESYLPAEFEQVADLPIVMGADGWDYEKIASLEPDLIVGFVRGGKEEELSAEKKADFDKLSQIAPTVLVRATGSATVKDASVEIAAALGAGTEAEAIKAEYEARVAEIKETYGDVIAAHTFAGLDSFEEITVYSQISWIGGILTDIGAPLPAVVAEEKTENGAFLSYEQLGQVADATVVLTEQTVEGRPGPGAEELEAASTYQSLPAVTAGHAYGIRYFFADRYSLALDVLDQLEVVLKDLQG; encoded by the coding sequence ATGACCAGCACCCGAACCCTCACGACCGCACGTGGCACCCGGACCTCGCGCGCCACCGCCTGGCTGCTCGTCCCGGCCCTCGCCGCGGTCCTCGCCGTGGGCGGGTGCGCGGGCGGCACGTCGGCGGCCGACGAGCCCGCCGGCTCCTCGGCCGAGGCGGGCACCCGCACGGTCGAGACCGCGTTCGGGAAGGTCGAGATCCCCGCGGACCCCCAGCGCGTCGTCGCGCTCGAGGGCGGCACGGGCCCGCTCCTCGAGGCGGGCATCGTGCCCGTCGCGACCGCGGACGGCGACTGGGCCGAGTCGTACCTGCCCGCCGAGTTCGAGCAGGTCGCGGACCTGCCGATCGTGATGGGCGCGGACGGCTGGGACTACGAGAAGATCGCGTCGCTCGAGCCCGACCTGATCGTCGGGTTCGTGCGCGGCGGCAAGGAGGAGGAGCTCAGCGCCGAGAAGAAGGCCGACTTCGACAAGCTGTCCCAGATCGCACCCACGGTCCTCGTCCGCGCCACGGGCTCGGCGACGGTCAAGGACGCGTCGGTCGAGATCGCGGCGGCGCTCGGCGCGGGCACGGAGGCCGAGGCGATCAAGGCCGAGTACGAGGCGCGCGTCGCGGAGATCAAGGAGACGTACGGCGACGTCATCGCGGCCCACACGTTCGCGGGGCTCGACTCGTTCGAGGAGATCACGGTCTACTCGCAGATCTCCTGGATCGGCGGCATCCTCACCGACATCGGCGCACCGCTGCCCGCGGTCGTGGCCGAGGAGAAGACCGAGAACGGCGCCTTCCTGTCCTACGAGCAGCTCGGCCAGGTCGCCGACGCGACCGTCGTGCTGACCGAGCAGACGGTCGAGGGCCGGCCCGGCCCCGGCGCCGAGGAGCTCGAGGCCGCGTCGACCTACCAGTCGCTCCCGGCCGTGACCGCGGGGCACGCGTACGGCATCCGCTACTTCTTCGCGGACCGCTACAGCCTGGCCCTCGACGTCCTCGACCAGCTCGAGGTCGTGCTCAAGGACCTCCAGGGCTGA